The following are encoded together in the Paraburkholderia sp. BL10I2N1 genome:
- a CDS encoding metallophosphoesterase has translation MRIQIASDLHLEIVHQSFPGHNPVRLTNADVLVLAGDIAKGADAVEPFARWPVPVIYVHGNHEAYGTEYDTLANSIRMRAAGTAIHYLERDTFVMGHVRFLGCCLWTDYALSGVRDRSMALAGRMLHDHRVIRVGDGTRFRPEHALAEHEKTVKWLRTELAKPFDGRTVVVTHHGVAPPSVHPRYANDPVNAAFVSDLRPVLELADVWIHGHVHDSFDYRVGQSRVIANPRGYATNRLMAGAPTDLEWENPAFDPALMIEL, from the coding sequence CCCCGTCAGGCTGACGAATGCGGACGTGCTGGTGCTCGCGGGCGACATTGCGAAAGGGGCCGATGCGGTTGAGCCGTTTGCGCGCTGGCCGGTGCCCGTCATCTACGTGCATGGCAACCATGAAGCGTATGGCACGGAGTACGACACGCTTGCCAACTCCATCCGGATGCGCGCGGCCGGTACTGCGATTCATTACCTTGAGCGCGACACGTTTGTCATGGGTCATGTGCGGTTTCTCGGTTGTTGCCTCTGGACAGACTATGCGCTCAGTGGCGTGCGCGACCGGAGTATGGCGCTGGCCGGGCGGATGCTGCATGACCATCGTGTGATCCGCGTCGGCGACGGCACACGTTTTCGGCCGGAGCACGCGCTGGCGGAGCACGAAAAGACAGTGAAGTGGCTGCGGACCGAGCTGGCAAAGCCCTTCGACGGGCGCACGGTCGTCGTAACCCATCACGGCGTTGCTCCGCCGTCGGTGCATCCGCGCTATGCGAACGACCCGGTCAACGCTGCATTCGTGAGTGACCTGCGACCTGTGCTCGAGCTGGCCGACGTGTGGATTCACGGTCACGTGCATGACTCGTTCGATTATCGCGTTGGCCAGTCGCGGGTGATTGCCAACCCGCGTGGCTATGCGACGAACCGTCTGATGGCGGGTGCGCCGACCGACCTGGAATGGGAAAACCCGGCGTTTGATCCGGCGCTGATGATCGAGTTGTGA
- a CDS encoding MbcA/ParS/Xre antitoxin family protein has translation MREYRDRMVQEIAACTCDRCSQRMSPDDDQGEWYEKVSLDWRGGFGSVFGDGAHLSIDLCQQCLRDTLGSWLRVDPPSATDNVIEALKGVVSRPDVRVTVDQMNPLLFGEQDESRGTLLLATRLAKIVAQAIAVFREQDKAIRWLVMPHRQFAGRTALEMAKTEDDARLVEEALVRIDEGYG, from the coding sequence ATGCGCGAATACCGTGACAGGATGGTGCAGGAGATCGCCGCCTGCACATGCGACCGCTGCAGCCAGCGCATGTCGCCCGATGATGACCAGGGGGAGTGGTATGAAAAAGTGTCGCTCGACTGGCGCGGCGGTTTTGGCTCGGTTTTTGGCGACGGTGCCCATCTGAGCATTGACCTTTGTCAGCAGTGTCTCCGCGATACGCTCGGGTCATGGCTGCGGGTCGATCCGCCGTCCGCAACGGATAACGTGATTGAAGCCTTGAAGGGCGTCGTTTCCCGACCCGACGTGCGGGTAACTGTGGACCAGATGAATCCATTGCTGTTCGGCGAGCAAGACGAGTCCCGTGGCACGTTACTCCTTGCGACACGTCTCGCGAAAATAGTCGCGCAGGCGATAGCCGTCTTCCGGGAGCAGGATAAGGCGATCCGGTGGCTGGTCATGCCGCACAGGCAGTTTGCCGGCCGAACTGCGCTCGAAATGGCGAAGACCGAGGATGACGCACGGCTGGTTGAGGAAGCGCTGGTGCGGATTGACGAAGGGTACGGATAG